From one Triticum aestivum cultivar Chinese Spring chromosome 4B, IWGSC CS RefSeq v2.1, whole genome shotgun sequence genomic stretch:
- the LOC123089350 gene encoding ethylene-responsive transcription factor 2-like, producing MELCYSQMELPTYDGFHCYHGSSISFSSNTHYTHHQLPPQAQAQVHADTEIDHQLFAFSFPMEATSTSFTTTPPAASAWQEIVTVPVASPSLLPQGSSSSSRDTPDSPLIGVRKRPWGKYAAEIRDSTRNGARVWLGTFDTPHAAALAYDQAAFSVRGPAAVLNFPVKLVQESLRTLDIGCAAAGDSPALALKRRHCIRKRRPNKKRMSRATATAAEATRQEAATASSLSTCVLELEDLGADYLDELLVLFTLFGSFLGLLANPAGCTKIEVNSDSVKTFPMSFMIIVIESAMQ from the exons ATGGAACTATGCTACTCACAGATGGAGCTACCTACCTATGATGGCTTCCACTGCTACCACGGCTCCTCCATTTCTTTCTCATCCAATACACACTACACGCATCATCAGCTTCCTCCTCAAGCTCAAGCTCAAGTTCATGCCGACACGGAGATCGACCACCAGCTGTTCGCCTTCTCCTTCCCAATGGaagccacctccacctccttcacTACAACACCTCCGGCGGCCTCAGCCTGGCAGGAGATCGTGACGGTGCCTGTCGCGTCGCCGTCGTTGTTACCGCAGGGGAGCTCTAGTAGTTCACGCGATACGCCGGACTCGCCGCTTATCGGGGTGCGGAAGCGGCCGTGGGGCAAGTACGCGGCGGAGATCCGGGACTCCACCCGCAATGGCGCCCGAGTTTGGCTTGGTACCTTCGACACCCCACATGCCGCCGCACTCGCCTACGACCAGGCCGCCTTCTCTGTGCGCGGCCCGGCCGCCGTGCTCAACTTCCCGGTGAAGCTCGTGCAGGAGTCGCTGCGCACGCTGGACATCGGCTGCGCCGCCGCGGGGGACTCGCCTGCTCTCGCGCTCAAGCGGCGGCACTGCATCCGAAAGAGAAGACCCAACAAAAAGAGGATGTCCAGAGCCACGGCGACGGCAGCAGAGGCGACGAGGCAGGAGGCAGCCACTGCATCGTCGTTGTCAACGTGCGTGTTGGAGCTGGAGGACCTTGGAGCGGACTACCTCGACGA ACTGCTAGTGCTATTTACTCTTTTTGGGTCATTCTTAGGCCTTCTCGCTAATCCGGCCGGATGCACTAAGATTGAAGTGAATTCGGATAGCGTGAAG ACTTTTCCCATGTCGTTTATGATCATTGTAATAGAGAGCGCAATGCAGTAG